In Opitutaceae bacterium TAV5, one genomic interval encodes:
- a CDS encoding 2-hydroxyacid dehydrogenase, whose translation MILYTTEDGQSRIQLRAKDQTVWLTQREMAQLFDVSTDNISLHLKNIYEDGELSREATIEESSVVQTEGGREVRRPVTLYNLDAILAVGYRVRSPRGVQFRRWASTVLKEYLLKGFAMDDERLKNPDGRPDHFDEMLARIRDIRASEKRFYQKVRDLFALSTDYDKTDRATQQFFATVQNSLLFAVSQKTAAGLVTARANPDDPHFGLLAWKGDKVRKTDILVAKNYLTEDEIDTLNRLVVIFLETAELRAKNRKETRMSFWKENIDQIIASNGFPLLEGNGDVSHEQMEASTTALYLDFDDRRKKQEALAADQADEAELKSIEAKLKRRKMK comes from the coding sequence CTGATCCTTTACACCACCGAAGATGGCCAGAGCCGCATCCAGCTCCGGGCCAAGGACCAGACCGTCTGGCTCACCCAACGGGAAATGGCCCAGCTTTTTGATGTCAGCACCGACAACATCAGCCTGCACCTCAAGAACATATACGAGGACGGAGAACTGAGCCGCGAAGCAACTATCGAGGAATCCTCGGTAGTTCAAACCGAAGGTGGCCGCGAGGTGCGGCGCCCGGTCACCCTCTACAACCTCGATGCCATCCTCGCTGTCGGCTACCGGGTGCGTTCGCCGCGCGGCGTTCAGTTTCGGCGCTGGGCCTCCACCGTCCTCAAGGAATACCTGCTCAAGGGCTTCGCCATGGATGACGAGCGGCTCAAAAACCCCGATGGCCGCCCGGACCATTTCGACGAGATGCTGGCGCGCATCCGCGACATCCGCGCCTCAGAAAAACGGTTTTATCAAAAAGTCCGCGACCTCTTCGCTCTCAGCACCGATTACGACAAGACCGACCGCGCCACCCAGCAATTTTTCGCCACCGTCCAGAACTCCCTGCTCTTTGCCGTCAGCCAAAAGACCGCCGCCGGACTCGTCACCGCACGGGCCAATCCCGACGATCCCCATTTCGGCCTGCTCGCGTGGAAGGGCGACAAGGTGCGAAAGACCGACATCCTCGTCGCCAAAAACTACCTCACGGAGGACGAAATCGACACCCTCAACCGCCTCGTCGTCATCTTCCTCGAAACCGCCGAGCTCCGCGCCAAAAACCGCAAGGAGACGCGCATGAGCTTCTGGAAAGAAAACATCGACCAGATCATCGCTTCCAACGGCTTCCCGCTCCTCGAAGGCAACGGCGACGTCAGCCACGAGCAAATGGAAGCGTCCACCACCGCGCTCTATCTCGATTTCGATGACCGCCGCAAAAAACAGGAAGCCCTCGCCGCCGACCAAGCCGACGAGGCCGAGTTGAAGTCCATTGAGGCGAAACTGAAACGCAGGAAGATGAAGTGA
- a CDS encoding ATP-dependent helicase — protein sequence MNHWLLDAISNKRARALREADRVQFYREMAREVPEFDQEILGELASALEIAVLDLEINRLADDPERRALGCGAAADAFRLLRVLPVPEVPMEAGAHLLRASALAVLGDRGADAARWLRALETERAWPALPLDSQNWGERCRATLTDTWLRLVRKKGWSDRDMVLERVAALRTAQQDFERDYLHTFTPLAAKRSALELIAIYHLAKAADVLAHFITDGVVDGNHQVQLLLDSHFDRALAACETARLVELEPMTRLLARAAAQMVENSIWTVTRAVNSRVTDFVRELVSRGRGDRALFDVLPPQRRTLAERGLLGSSRRAVVVSLPTSSGKTLIAQFRMLQALNQFEDRKGWVAYLAPSRALVNQVTRQLRRDLSPLGLVVERVSPAMEVDGVEAGVLTESRDEARFRILVATPEKFDLMLRQGWEEKIGRPLTLVVVDEAHTIQDKERGLRLELLLATINRECREAQFLLLTPFIQNAREVARWLGGPNSDDISLGVDWQPNDRAIGIVSPVDNGPKNGRSRDYRLNFESVHTSRHTIVIDDAFSLGKEESLASTLSKARDVGTLAAMAARKLMARGPVIAMHSRPDFVWKLAENIKAEQAETLSDDVRFVQEYVAAEMGAQFPLVDLLSHRIGVHHGGLPEEIRMLMEWLFEKGQLDVLAATTTIAQGVNFPVSGVVMAATHYLSTGYAVPMPSEDFWNIAGRAGRVSQGQLGVVALVAKDEAEAAERKAFICRNTGDLNSALILLAQAAGNLMSDLGRIVYSRPEWSSFLQYLVHTYRQMGEPANFADQIEQVLRGTLGFEKLRASNSQVARQLLTGIEAYITDMTRPRQPLKLVDSTGFSLQSIRTVMANRGNIGPASWDRDRLFRDGDRTLQDMMGVLLRVPELRQNLNAVLGGRAPDGDKLALILKDWVNGEELTTIAARHFADEDTDGITALTKCGQNLFGKLAQTSSWGLNALLAITGSELSDEAHSRLANLPSQVFYGVATDEAVTLRLLGVPRRAATSLARNLNMRTGESLPSIRQRLAALSDQDWNAAVGTAGSAYRKAWRIIDGAE from the coding sequence ATGAATCACTGGCTACTCGATGCGATTTCAAACAAGCGGGCCCGTGCGCTGCGCGAGGCCGACCGCGTCCAGTTTTACCGCGAGATGGCACGGGAAGTCCCGGAGTTCGATCAAGAGATACTTGGGGAACTCGCCTCCGCCTTGGAAATCGCTGTGCTCGACTTGGAGATTAATCGCCTAGCCGACGATCCCGAACGCCGCGCCCTCGGATGCGGGGCCGCCGCCGATGCCTTCCGCCTCTTGCGTGTGCTCCCCGTGCCCGAAGTTCCGATGGAGGCTGGGGCGCACCTGCTGCGCGCCTCTGCCCTCGCCGTCCTCGGTGATCGCGGCGCGGATGCCGCTCGCTGGCTGCGGGCCTTGGAAACCGAGCGCGCTTGGCCGGCGCTGCCGCTCGACTCGCAGAACTGGGGCGAACGTTGCCGGGCCACGCTGACCGACACGTGGCTGCGGCTCGTGCGCAAAAAGGGCTGGAGCGACCGCGACATGGTTTTGGAACGCGTGGCGGCTTTGCGCACCGCGCAGCAGGACTTTGAGCGAGACTACCTGCATACCTTTACACCGCTCGCAGCCAAACGCTCGGCCTTGGAACTGATTGCTATCTACCACTTGGCAAAGGCTGCTGACGTGCTCGCGCACTTCATCACCGACGGCGTGGTGGACGGAAACCATCAAGTTCAGCTCCTGCTCGATTCGCATTTCGATCGTGCCCTCGCCGCGTGCGAAACCGCCCGCTTGGTGGAACTGGAACCGATGACAAGGCTGCTCGCCCGCGCTGCCGCGCAGATGGTCGAGAATTCCATTTGGACGGTCACCCGGGCGGTGAATTCGCGGGTGACGGACTTTGTCCGCGAACTGGTGAGCCGGGGACGCGGCGACCGGGCTCTGTTTGATGTTTTGCCCCCGCAACGCCGCACCCTCGCTGAGCGCGGTCTGCTCGGCTCCAGTCGTCGCGCGGTGGTCGTGAGCTTGCCGACTTCCAGCGGTAAGACCCTCATCGCCCAGTTCCGAATGCTTCAGGCGCTCAACCAGTTTGAAGACAGGAAAGGCTGGGTGGCCTACCTCGCGCCCAGCCGCGCACTGGTGAATCAGGTCACACGTCAGCTGCGCCGCGATCTTTCCCCGCTCGGTCTTGTCGTGGAGCGCGTGAGTCCAGCCATGGAAGTCGATGGCGTCGAAGCCGGCGTGCTCACCGAGTCGCGTGACGAGGCACGTTTCCGCATCCTCGTAGCCACGCCCGAAAAATTCGACCTGATGCTGCGGCAAGGCTGGGAGGAGAAGATCGGCCGCCCACTGACTTTGGTCGTGGTAGACGAGGCCCACACCATTCAGGACAAGGAGCGCGGTCTGCGGCTGGAGTTACTGCTCGCCACGATCAACCGCGAATGCCGCGAGGCGCAGTTCCTGTTGCTCACGCCGTTTATTCAAAACGCACGCGAAGTCGCCCGTTGGCTCGGCGGTCCGAACTCCGACGACATCAGTCTTGGCGTGGACTGGCAGCCCAACGACCGGGCCATCGGCATTGTCAGCCCGGTGGATAATGGCCCGAAAAATGGGCGCAGTCGTGACTACCGGCTGAATTTTGAGTCGGTTCACACCTCGCGCCACACCATCGTGATTGATGACGCCTTCTCGCTGGGGAAGGAGGAGTCGTTGGCTTCCACGCTTTCCAAGGCGCGGGATGTAGGCACCTTGGCCGCCATGGCGGCGCGGAAGCTCATGGCGCGCGGTCCGGTCATCGCCATGCACAGCCGGCCGGACTTCGTCTGGAAGCTCGCCGAAAACATCAAAGCCGAACAAGCCGAGACATTGTCGGACGATGTGCGGTTTGTTCAGGAATACGTGGCTGCGGAGATGGGCGCGCAGTTTCCCTTGGTCGATTTGCTCTCCCATCGCATCGGCGTGCATCACGGCGGTTTGCCGGAAGAGATCCGCATGCTGATGGAGTGGCTCTTCGAGAAAGGGCAGCTCGATGTTTTAGCCGCCACCACCACCATCGCCCAAGGCGTAAATTTCCCAGTCAGCGGTGTGGTCATGGCGGCCACACACTATCTTTCGACCGGATATGCGGTTCCCATGCCGTCGGAGGATTTTTGGAATATTGCAGGCCGTGCCGGTCGCGTATCTCAAGGCCAGCTTGGCGTGGTTGCCTTGGTGGCCAAGGATGAGGCCGAGGCTGCTGAGAGAAAGGCGTTTATTTGTCGCAATACGGGGGATTTGAATTCTGCGCTGATCCTTCTCGCGCAAGCGGCGGGTAACTTGATGTCCGACCTTGGCAGGATCGTCTACTCCCGCCCGGAATGGTCTAGCTTCCTCCAATATCTCGTCCACACCTACCGCCAGATGGGAGAGCCGGCTAATTTCGCGGATCAAATCGAACAGGTGCTTCGTGGAACGCTTGGATTCGAGAAGCTCCGTGCATCAAATAGTCAAGTCGCTCGTCAGCTTCTCACCGGCATCGAAGCCTATATTACCGACATGACTCGGCCAAGGCAACCGCTCAAGCTCGTGGACAGCACTGGATTTTCGCTTCAGAGCATCCGCACGGTCATGGCAAATCGTGGCAATATCGGCCCGGCGTCATGGGACCGTGACCGCCTGTTTCGCGATGGAGACAGAACCTTGCAGGATATGATGGGAGTGCTGCTGCGAGTTCCCGAGCTGCGTCAGAATCTGAATGCTGTTCTTGGCGGTAGAGCTCCAGATGGCGACAAACTCGCGCTCATTCTAAAAGATTGGGTAAACGGCGAAGAACTCACGACTATAGCCGCGCGTCATTTCGCCGACGAAGACACAGATGGCATAACCGCGCTGACCAAATGCGGTCAAAACCTCTTCGGTAAACTCGCCCAAACCTCGTCTTGGGGGCTCAATGCCCTGCTGGCTATCACCGGGTCCGAACTCTCGGACGAAGCACATAGCCGCTTGGCCAATCTCCCGTCACAGGTGTTCTATGGGGTCGCCACCGACGAGGCGGTCACGCTGCGGTTGCTCGGGGTTCCGCGCCGAGCCGCCACCAGTCTCGCACGAAATTTGAATATGCGCACAGGCGAGTCGTTGCCCTCGATCCGCCAGCGTCTCGCCGCGCTATCGGATCAAGATTGGAACGCAGCCGTGGGAACTGCCGGCAGCGCCTATCGCAAGGCATGGCGAATCATCGACGGAGCGGAATAA
- a CDS encoding XRE family transcriptional regulator, translating into MCSSARPPRKKRTRKNLIGRVLSRIRDEKAISQRELADICQRSGWSIARDTITRIENGKRKVSDYEVVILARALGVDKHSLFPHDDQANEFLES; encoded by the coding sequence ATGTGCTCAAGCGCGCGCCCGCCCCGAAAGAAAAGAACCCGTAAAAATTTGATCGGGAGGGTTCTTTCACGGATTCGCGACGAGAAAGCTATTTCGCAACGCGAGTTGGCCGACATCTGCCAGCGCTCGGGCTGGAGTATCGCTCGCGACACGATCACCCGGATTGAGAACGGAAAAAGAAAGGTGAGCGATTACGAGGTGGTGATCCTTGCCCGAGCTTTGGGCGTAGATAAACACTCGCTGTTCCCTCACGACGATCAAGCCAACGAGTTTTTGGAATCGTAG
- a CDS encoding anticodon nuclease, with protein MSDKPKIIRFPSLDRLVARLRDDFVNGGHDFVLLYAYNGTGKTRLSMEFKDAGKRKNSGTPDTLYFNAFTEDLFSWENDLATDSKRFLRLNSDSQFFGGLDELDLNKDIQSYLGRYTDLTFEFTNWTVSFRKQGATHIKISRGEERLFIWCLFMTICERVIAGHWSYAWVEYLYIDDPVSSLDDNNAIAVASDLARILQKAKKRHKRLQTVVSSHHALFFNVVCNELKAGKCKRYFLHRPGGSGDYTLRATDDTPFFHHVAMLAELRKAADSHSGTLFFHHFNMLRGIMEKTAVFFGKKDFSECLEGVKDEALYARALNLRSHEKYSLYAPVEMSEADKQLFRDILAAFLNKHAFDLPALVNEAPPPAAAPIPAAQP; from the coding sequence ATGAGCGACAAACCCAAGATCATTCGATTCCCATCCCTCGACCGTTTGGTCGCGCGGCTGCGCGACGACTTCGTCAACGGAGGCCACGACTTCGTGCTCCTCTACGCCTACAACGGCACCGGCAAGACCCGCCTCTCGATGGAGTTCAAGGACGCAGGCAAACGCAAAAACTCTGGCACCCCCGATACTCTTTATTTCAACGCCTTCACCGAGGACCTGTTTTCGTGGGAAAATGACCTCGCGACGGACAGCAAGCGTTTCCTTAGACTCAATTCAGACTCTCAATTTTTCGGCGGCCTCGATGAGTTGGACTTAAACAAAGACATTCAGTCTTACCTCGGCCGTTACACCGATCTCACCTTTGAATTTACCAACTGGACAGTCTCCTTTCGTAAGCAGGGCGCCACTCATATCAAAATTTCCCGCGGCGAAGAACGTCTATTCATTTGGTGTCTCTTCATGACCATCTGTGAACGGGTGATCGCCGGTCACTGGTCCTACGCTTGGGTCGAGTATCTCTACATCGACGACCCCGTTTCATCGCTCGACGACAACAACGCCATCGCAGTCGCCAGCGACCTCGCTAGGATACTCCAGAAGGCCAAAAAGAGACATAAAAGACTGCAAACAGTTGTTTCCTCGCACCACGCCCTGTTCTTCAACGTCGTCTGCAACGAGCTTAAGGCCGGGAAGTGCAAACGCTACTTCCTGCACCGCCCCGGCGGCAGCGGCGACTACACCCTGCGCGCCACCGACGACACGCCTTTTTTCCACCACGTCGCCATGTTGGCCGAGCTGCGCAAGGCCGCTGATTCCCACTCCGGCACGCTCTTTTTCCACCATTTCAACATGCTGCGTGGGATCATGGAAAAAACCGCCGTTTTTTTTGGCAAGAAGGATTTCTCAGAATGCCTCGAAGGCGTGAAGGACGAAGCCCTGTATGCCCGCGCGCTCAATCTCCGTAGCCACGAAAAATATTCGCTCTACGCGCCGGTCGAGATGTCGGAGGCCGACAAACAACTCTTCCGCGACATCCTCGCGGCCTTCCTCAACAAACACGCCTTCGACCTGCCCGCGCTGGTCAACGAAGCGCCCCCGCCCGCCGCCGCGCCAATCCCCGCAGCTCAACCCTAA